One stretch of Zhihengliuella flava DNA includes these proteins:
- a CDS encoding methionine/alanine import family NSS transporter small subunit translates to MTATAIIVMIIALVVVWGGLVAALVNLSKHPEEEDDLPVAVAPENS, encoded by the coding sequence ATGACTGCAACCGCGATTATCGTCATGATCATCGCCCTCGTGGTGGTGTGGGGTGGCCTCGTGGCCGCACTGGTTAACCTGTCCAAGCACCCGGAGGAAGAGGACGATCTGCCCGTAGCGGTCGCCCCCGAAAACTCGTGA
- the rarD gene encoding EamA family transporter RarD: MSSSMQSAPHERTQGLWYGVTAYGLWGVLPLYFALVAAAGAVEILAHRIVWSLVVCLLLVTLLKQWRVLGALVRRPRALAWLAAASLLIGVNWLTFAFAVLSGHALEASLGYYINPLLSIALGVLILGEKLSRLQFAAIGAAIAAVLIMAIAYGSVPWVSLLLATTFALYGYAKNRVGRGTTAVASLTVETAVLVVPALITLAVLGSTGQATAFSLGPGHFWLLLGLGVITATPLLFFGAAATRLPLSVVGSLQYIAPTAQFLIALLVFHEPMPPERWAGFALVWVAIGILTVDLFRRRPRSRT; this comes from the coding sequence GTGAGTTCATCGATGCAGTCCGCGCCCCACGAGCGAACCCAAGGCCTCTGGTATGGGGTCACCGCCTACGGGCTGTGGGGCGTGCTGCCCCTGTACTTCGCTCTCGTGGCGGCCGCCGGCGCCGTGGAGATCTTAGCCCACCGCATCGTGTGGTCCCTCGTGGTGTGCCTGCTGTTGGTGACCCTGTTGAAGCAGTGGCGCGTGCTCGGCGCGTTGGTACGCCGCCCCCGGGCGCTGGCGTGGTTGGCCGCTGCGTCCCTGCTCATCGGCGTCAACTGGCTGACGTTCGCGTTCGCCGTGCTGAGCGGTCATGCGCTCGAAGCCTCGCTGGGGTACTACATCAACCCGCTGCTCTCCATCGCCCTCGGCGTCCTGATCCTGGGCGAGAAACTCTCTCGCCTCCAGTTCGCCGCCATCGGCGCCGCCATCGCGGCGGTGCTCATCATGGCCATCGCCTACGGCTCCGTGCCGTGGGTATCGCTCCTGCTGGCCACCACGTTCGCACTGTACGGCTACGCCAAGAACCGCGTCGGTCGGGGCACGACGGCGGTGGCGTCGCTGACCGTGGAAACCGCCGTCCTCGTGGTCCCCGCTCTCATCACCTTGGCCGTCCTGGGCTCGACCGGACAGGCGACGGCGTTCAGCCTCGGTCCTGGCCACTTCTGGCTGCTGCTGGGCCTCGGCGTCATCACCGCGACGCCGCTGTTGTTCTTCGGCGCCGCCGCAACGCGCCTGCCCCTCTCCGTCGTCGGAAGCCTGCAGTACATCGCGCCGACCGCCCAATTTCTCATCGCCCTGCTGGTCTTCCATGAACCAATGCCGCCGGAGCGGTGGGCCGGCTTCGCGCTCGTCTGGGTGGCCATCGGCATCCTCACCGTGGATCTCTTCCGCCGACGCCCACGGAGCCGCACCTAG